CGAAACTAAGCCTGTAACGCAAATAGAATTCCGTGTAGTCCGGCAGGATGGTGAAACTGTTCTTGAAGGAGAGGCTTGGTGTTATACTTTCAAAACCGGGTAAGAGAATCAGGCTGAGCTTTCAACCGGCAAGTTTTCCGATTTTGGATTCTTCCTTTCCTCTCTCTTGGAAGTGTTGTACCAATAACCTATCCAAATAAGTATTATCCCGGTCAGTTCACCAATATAAAGAACTTCTGTATAGCCGGCTCTGCTCGATATACCGCCGATACCGGGCAAGATTGCTCCTGCGGCTATATATACATTACCTAAAAACCTGTCACGGGCAACAAGACTGCTCAGGCTTTCATCCCTGATGTGTTTCCGATAGCGATTAGCTGATATAATTGCCCCGCCTATTAAAAATATTACCGCATACGTATTAAGGAATGGACTGAACGCGCGAACCCATTGCCACACAAATACCTTACCACTGGGAAGAAATGGATCAACTTTATCCAGATGTACTTCACTTAGCAGAACAAAAAATGCGGAAATAAAGAAATACGATACCAACGCTATTGTCAGACGTTTGGCAGTTTTATTTTTATAAAGAAACCACACGGTTCCCTGAGCGAGAGGAGCTCCGCCTAAAAGAGCTCCGACTATATACCAGAATTTAAAAATGACTATATTCCAGCCAAGAAGCGTTATCCAGCTTTCGGCAAAGGTTCCCATTCCGTAAACAAGGACTCCTCCGCTCCACCAAAGGAGATGCATTCCTCCCCTCTCTCGATAACGGCTGTATATAATCCACGAAAAAACCGCAGCTATTAAAGTCGTTAATATTGGCATGTAATGGATAAAGGTAACTTCCCTCAATATCTATCTCCCACAGATGGAATAATACAATTCCACCTTACATTTAGAATTATAAATAACAATTGGCTTGAAGGTACCTGAGAGCAAATTGATTTAATATGAATATCCTTTTACTTCGAAAGCAGTGAAAGCCAATCTGATTTTGAGATGCTGATTGGCTTACGTGGTTGTTTCACTTCTAATCTGCATTCCTTGCATGTTCGCAAATGTTTTTCAGCTTGCACAATGATAGGATCTATAAGTCCGACTTTTCCAATCTGAATAAGCTGTCCGCGGATATACGCCTTATTTGCCAGTATCATAATCTCAAGCGAATCTAAGTGCGTTACTTCTTCTGTCTCTTGCGTATCGGAATTATTTACATTTTCTTCCACAATCATCTCATCATTTTCTATACAATGCCTAAGCATTATATATTAATCACCCAAATTTGTAAAGGCAACAGGAACAGGGAAATAATTTTAATCATTACCTCCCTAAAACAAATATATTTCTTAGCTGGGTATTACTTTAACAATGATGCTGCATCTTCATCCGCATATATAAATGTTTTCGGATGCAATTGCACTATGGTAGCCGGCACTGTCGCAGTAATCGGACCTTCTACTGTAGCCTTAATCGCTTCAGCTTTTTCTTTACCACTTGCAAGAAGCACGAGTGACTTGGAGTCCATTATTGTTCCCACGCCCATTGTGATTACCTTTGTTGGAACTTCATCAATAGAGTCAAAAAACCTGGCGTTATCCTTAATTGTTTCTTCCGTCAGTGTTTTTATTCTTGTGCGTGAAGTAAGAGATGAACCGGGTTCATTGAATGCGATATGTCCGTTGCCGCCGATACCAAGTATTTGCAATTCCAAACCGCCGAGCTTTTCAATTTCATTGTCATACCATTCACAATATTCTTCGATATTTGCGGCCATTCCGTCAGGTATATGCACTTTTTCAGGAACAATGTCAATATGCTTGAACAAATTTTCCCACATAAAATAATGATAGCTTTGATTGTGCTCAGCCGGAAGTCCGATATATTCGTCAAGATTAAAAGAAATTATATTTGCAAAACTTAATCCTTCATCATTATGCATTCTGATAAGTTCTTTGTAAAGCCCCAAA
The window above is part of the Candidatus Neomarinimicrobiota bacterium genome. Proteins encoded here:
- the nagB gene encoding glucosamine-6-phosphate deaminase; translation: MLLTVKKDYDGISKAAAELVANVIKEKPDAVIGFSSGSTPLGLYKELIRMHNDEGLSFANIISFNLDEYIGLPAEHNQSYHYFMWENLFKHIDIVPEKVHIPDGMAANIEEYCEWYDNEIEKLGGLELQILGIGGNGHIAFNEPGSSLTSRTRIKTLTEETIKDNARFFDSIDEVPTKVITMGVGTIMDSKSLVLLASGKEKAEAIKATVEGPITATVPATIVQLHPKTFIYADEDAASLLK